From the Chitinivorax sp. B genome, one window contains:
- a CDS encoding LacI family DNA-binding transcriptional regulator gives MATLRDIAKLAGCSVGTVSRALKQQPGLTDETRRHVLAMAESLGYDLRRLKQRKISRLAFLLHRQHSSMAHSPFFSPVLTGVEAACRDAGIVPSVLMLDPAEPVMERLQLHDPDVLLCAGYVEPEILSCLQATGKPLVLVDGWAAGIPSINADHFDGARQAVQHLLEQGRRRIAMLAGPLSHYSIRERTRGYRKALFDAQVLADPDLDIMMEPGQDLTAAAMAAVHRLLVLPDPPDAIFAYNDTTALACLQACRDVGLPVPQGMAIVGFDDIIQASLANPPLTTLQVDKEALGRAGVEWLLCGKMDAEHVTLPTTLVIRGSSVVEVTG, from the coding sequence ATGGCGACCTTGCGTGACATTGCCAAGCTGGCTGGCTGTTCGGTTGGTACGGTGTCTCGTGCGTTGAAGCAACAACCTGGCCTGACTGATGAAACCCGGCGTCATGTGCTGGCGATGGCGGAAAGCCTGGGCTATGACCTACGCCGCCTCAAACAGCGCAAAATCAGTCGTCTGGCTTTTCTATTGCATCGGCAACACAGTTCCATGGCCCATAGCCCGTTCTTCTCACCCGTACTGACTGGTGTGGAAGCGGCCTGTCGTGATGCCGGTATCGTGCCTTCTGTCTTGATGCTGGACCCGGCCGAGCCGGTCATGGAACGACTTCAGTTGCATGACCCGGATGTGTTGTTGTGCGCCGGTTATGTGGAGCCGGAAATCCTCAGTTGCTTGCAGGCAACGGGCAAGCCTTTGGTGCTGGTGGATGGCTGGGCCGCAGGTATCCCTTCAATCAATGCCGATCATTTCGATGGCGCCCGTCAGGCCGTGCAACATCTGCTGGAACAGGGCCGACGCCGAATCGCCATGCTGGCTGGGCCATTGTCGCATTACAGCATTCGTGAACGAACACGTGGGTATCGAAAGGCCTTGTTCGATGCGCAGGTGCTGGCAGACCCTGATTTGGACATCATGATGGAGCCCGGCCAGGATTTGACCGCTGCTGCCATGGCTGCCGTGCATCGCTTGCTGGTGCTGCCCGATCCACCCGATGCCATCTTTGCCTACAACGACACCACTGCATTGGCCTGCCTGCAAGCCTGCCGTGATGTTGGCCTGCCCGTGCCACAAGGCATGGCCATTGTCGGGTTTGATGACATTATTCAGGCCAGTTTGGCCAACCCGCCGTTGACCACGCTGCAAGTCGACAAAGAGGCGCTGGGCCGTGCGGGTGTGGAGTGGTTATTGTGCGGGAAAATGGATGCCGAGCATGTCACCTTGCCCACCACGTTGGTGATACGAGGCAGCAGTGTGGTGGAAGTTACTGGCTGA
- a CDS encoding transporter substrate-binding domain-containing protein, which translates to MIGFCRAAFGMACIVFSGLSMSSPANAAKSVSAYNTYLYSPFVMPQGGLAAELVDYLNARLTGRYQLQLQHLPRTRLVRGLLKNPTQFDGVVLFLTPRFVEDIGEQHFLWTRGMFSDGNVLLFRGPQSPTIATLNDLQGMRFGGVAESHYQGLDELVAKGLLIRMDTTSMPINLKLVIAGRIDFTLGVESALLAVAREQALSGSLIVVRPPWDPPFNRRILIGQQQPELAKLLADIVDVMPYDPTWQNIAKRYQLKPPQPQAPASP; encoded by the coding sequence ATGATCGGGTTTTGTCGCGCTGCATTCGGCATGGCCTGCATCGTCTTCAGTGGATTGAGCATGTCGTCGCCGGCCAATGCAGCCAAGTCCGTCTCAGCATATAACACCTATCTTTATTCCCCCTTCGTGATGCCGCAGGGAGGCTTGGCTGCAGAGCTGGTGGATTACTTGAATGCTCGGCTGACAGGCCGTTACCAGTTACAGCTCCAACACCTGCCACGTACCAGACTAGTTCGCGGCTTGCTGAAAAACCCCACCCAGTTTGATGGCGTGGTACTTTTTCTCACCCCTCGCTTTGTGGAAGATATCGGCGAACAACATTTTCTATGGACGCGTGGCATGTTCAGTGATGGCAATGTCCTGCTGTTCCGTGGTCCCCAATCCCCGACCATCGCAACACTGAATGATTTGCAGGGCATGCGGTTTGGGGGGGTTGCAGAATCCCATTATCAAGGCCTGGATGAGCTGGTCGCCAAAGGCCTGCTGATAAGGATGGATACCACCTCCATGCCGATCAATCTGAAGCTCGTCATCGCGGGCCGCATCGATTTTACCCTGGGCGTGGAATCCGCCCTTCTTGCCGTTGCACGGGAACAGGCACTCAGCGGTTCACTGATTGTAGTCCGCCCACCATGGGACCCACCGTTCAATCGGCGCATATTGATCGGTCAACAGCAACCGGAACTGGCCAAACTGCTGGCCGATATCGTCGATGTCATGCCCTACGACCCAACCTGGCAGAACATCGCCAAGCGCTATCAGTTGAAACCACCCCAACCTCAAGCACCTGCTTCCCCGTGA